From the genome of Thermaerobacter marianensis DSM 12885:
CGGGCCTCTTCCTCCAGCCCCGGGTGGAGGGGGAGATCGCGTTCCTCATCGGGCGCCGGCTGCAGGGTCCCGATGTCACCCTGCAGGAGGTGCTGGCCGCCACAGACGCAGTCGCGCCCGCCATCGAGGTGGTGGACAGCCGGATCGCCGACTGGCGCATCACCCTGGCGGACACCGTGGCCGACAACGCATCCTTCGGTGCCTTCACCCTGGGCCCGTGGAGCCGCCAGTGGCTGCACCGGGACCTCCGGCTCACGGGGATGCTGGTCAGCCACAACGGCGTGGAAGCCGTCCAGGGCGTGGGCGCCGCCGCCTTGGGCCATCCGGCCCGGGCGGTGGCCTGGCTTGCCAACAAACTGGCAGAGTTCGGTGTGAGCCTGGAGCCGGGCGACATCGTCCTGTCAGGTGCCCTGGGGCGGGCCGTTCCCGTGGACTGCGGCGACACGATCAGCGTGGAATTCGACGGCCAGCCGGCCCTCGTCGCCCGGTTTGAGTAACAGCCCTTACGCCGCAGGGCCCTCGGGTCGAAAATAACGAGGAAGAAGGAGAGACGGTCCCGTGCCCATCGTGCACATCCACATGCTGGCTGGCCGCACTCCCGAGCGGATCCGGGAGCTCATGGCCCGCGTCACGGAGGCCGTCAGCACGGCGCTGGACGTGCCTCCCGAGCGGGTACGCGTCATCGTGTCGGAGATCCCGCGAACCCACTGGGCCGTGGGCGGCCGGCCAATGGCGGGCGACGCGCCCGCAGCCGATCCTCCCGGCGCGGAGAAGGCATCGCCGTGAGCCGGCCCGGGCCGGTCGCGGGGGCGATCACGACCGGGACGGTGCCAGCAAGGCCTCGGCGCCCCGCTCCCCTACGGCGACCGGCGGCCACGCGCTGAGGTCGAACGGGTAATCGGACCCCGGCACCACACGGTCCTCTCCCACCAGCGCCACGAGAAAGCGCAAGGCCTTCGGGTTCCACAGGACCGAATCGAACCAGAAGCGGCGCAAGTACTCCTGCGGCGGCGCTGCCAGCGCGGCCGCCACCGCGGGCCACCGCTCATATCCGCTGTCCAGCCGGCCGATCTGGTAAGGGAGGAACCCTCCCCCGTGGGCCAGGAGGACCCGCACACGGGGGTAGCGGTCCAGGAGCCCGCCCAGGAGGATGTCCGCCGCCGCCACCGTGGTTTCCCAGGGCACGCCGATGAGATTGGGCATCCTGGGGCGGCGCAGGCGCGGGTCCCGGCTGAGGAGCGGGTGCAGGAAGACGATGGCCTCCAGCCGGTCGGCCTCCTCCCAGAAGGGCCGGAAGGCGTCGTCGGTCAAGAGGCGCTCACCGCACCCCGGCCCCACGATGGCCCCGCGCAGGCCCAGCCCCACGGCCCTCCGCAGCTCGGCCGCCGCCGCCTCGGGGTCGTTCAGGGGTACCGTCGCCAGCGCCGACAGTCGGGCGGGGTTCTGCCGGGCCCACGCCGCCAACGCATTGTTGTAGAGGGTAGCGAGCTCCGCTGTCAGCGCCGCTGGCGCCTCATACAGGAACAGCTGGGGAACCGGCGAGACCAGAATATGCGACACTCCCGCCGACTGCTGGTCCTCCAGGAACCGGCCCGGGTCCGTGAAGGCGGGCTTGAGCTCGAAGGTCCACCTACCGCCCACGGTAAGGAATTCCGCCCCCGCCGGTCCGGCCCGTTCCCAGCGGGCGTCCACCTCGGCGGCGTGCTCGCGCAGCCACGTCAGTACCACCGGCGGGATGAAATGGGCGTGCAGGTCGTGCAGTGGGAACACCCCCTCGCGCGGCCTTCCGCAGGAACGCCTAGGCACTCGCCCCGAGGAAACGGACTTGGGTGGCCTGGTCCCGGGCCAGTTCCCCGGGCAGGCCCTGATACACCACGCGCCCGTCGTCGATGATGTAGACGTAATCCGCCACGGAGAGGGCCACCTCCAGGTTTTGCTCGACGAGGAGGATGGCCAGGCCGGACTTCTTCAACGTCGTAAGCACCCCGGCCACCCTCTCCACCATGATGGGGGCCAGGCCTTCCGACGGCTCATCGCAAAGAAGGAGCTCCGGCTGGGTCATGAGGGCGCGGGCAATGGCTAGCATTTGTTGCTCGCCACCGCTTAGACGGGTTCCCCCGATGCGGTCCCGTTGCCGGAGGACGGGGAAGATCTCGTAGATGCGCTTGAGGGTCCAGCCGCCCCCCGTCGCCCCCTCCTCCCCCGTTTGGCGCTGCCGGGCCGCGATGAGGAGATTCTCCCTTACCGTCAGGGAAGGGAAGATGCGGCGCCCCTGGGGCACGAGGGCGATTCCGCGGCGGGAGATCTGATGGGGTTGCAGGCGGTGGATGGGCTCGCCGCGCCAGGTGATCTCCCCCCGCTGGATGGGAAGAAGACCCATGATGGCGCGCAAGGCTGTCGTCTTGCCGGCGCCGTTCCGCCCCAGGAGAGCTACCACCTGCCGCTCCCGCACCTCCAGGGAGAGACCTTTCAAGACCAGCCCTTCGCTGTAACCCGCGTACACGTCCACGAGCCTAAGCATGACTCGTCGTCACCGACCCCAGATAGGCGGCCTGGATGGCCGGGTTGTCCCGGATCTCCTCTGGTGTTCCCTCGGCCAGCAGTTGACCGTGATGCAACACCGTGATGCGGTCGGCCACCGAGAACACCGCTTTCATGTTGTGGTCGATGAAGACCACGGTTACGTCCCGGGGAATGCGGCCCAGACGCTCCGCGATCTCCTCCAGGTCGGAAGCCGCCAGCCCGGCGGTGGGTTCATCCATCAAGAGCACCCGCGGCCGGGCCACAAAGGCAAGGGCTAGCTCGAGGCGGCGCTGGAGCCCATAGGGAAGGTGGCGGACCTGCTGCCGGGCGCAATCCGCCAGTCCCCACTCCTGCAGCACAGCCAGCGCCCGCTCCAGTGTGGCACGATCGCGGTGGACGAGGGTCCCCATGCCCAGGAGCCGGTGCCGCCCTTGTAGGAGAACCAGTAGGACGTTCTCCAGGACCGTGAGCTCGAAGAAGGCCGAGGTCTGCTGGAAGGTACGGATTAGTCCGCGGCGGGCCCGCCGGTAAGCAGGAAGCCGGGTCATCTCCTCGCCGAAGAAGAAAATGCGCCCGGCCGTCGGCGCCAGCTCCCCGGCGACGATGCGAAAGAGGGTAGTCTTCCCCGCTCCGTTGGGCCCGATGATGGCGCGCCGCTCGCCCTGCCGCACCGTGAGGCTCACGTTCTCCAGGATGCGCACGCCGGCCACGGCCTTGCT
Proteins encoded in this window:
- a CDS encoding 2-keto-4-pentenoate hydratase, whose amino-acid sequence is MPEQPVTMLARLLEEAWEKRKPVPPLSETHGLRTPEEAYAVQAAWTELRLARGERVVGRKIGLTSRAMQEQLGVREPDYGSLWASRYFPAAGGRATFPAGLFLQPRVEGEIAFLIGRRLQGPDVTLQEVLAATDAVAPAIEVVDSRIADWRITLADTVADNASFGAFTLGPWSRQWLHRDLRLTGMLVSHNGVEAVQGVGAAALGHPARAVAWLANKLAEFGVSLEPGDIVLSGALGRAVPVDCGDTISVEFDGQPALVARFE
- a CDS encoding amidohydrolase family protein; amino-acid sequence: MFPLHDLHAHFIPPVVLTWLREHAAEVDARWERAGPAGAEFLTVGGRWTFELKPAFTDPGRFLEDQQSAGVSHILVSPVPQLFLYEAPAALTAELATLYNNALAAWARQNPARLSALATVPLNDPEAAAAELRRAVGLGLRGAIVGPGCGERLLTDDAFRPFWEEADRLEAIVFLHPLLSRDPRLRRPRMPNLIGVPWETTVAAADILLGGLLDRYPRVRVLLAHGGGFLPYQIGRLDSGYERWPAVAAALAAPPQEYLRRFWFDSVLWNPKALRFLVALVGEDRVVPGSDYPFDLSAWPPVAVGERGAEALLAPSRS
- a CDS encoding ABC transporter ATP-binding protein encodes the protein MEALRVEGVSKAVAGVRILENVSLTVRQGERRAIIGPNGAGKTTLFRIVAGELAPTAGRIFFFGEEMTRLPAYRRARRGLIRTFQQTSAFFELTVLENVLLVLLQGRHRLLGMGTLVHRDRATLERALAVLQEWGLADCARQQVRHLPYGLQRRLELALAFVARPRVLLMDEPTAGLAASDLEEIAERLGRIPRDVTVVFIDHNMKAVFSVADRITVLHHGQLLAEGTPEEIRDNPAIQAAYLGSVTTSHA